One window of the Ananas comosus cultivar F153 linkage group 21, ASM154086v1, whole genome shotgun sequence genome contains the following:
- the LOC109726632 gene encoding pentatricopeptide repeat-containing protein At1g08070, chloroplastic-like, translating to MAAAPLTLPAYSIPIPPLSLHATDPKTLLLEHCRSQRDVRQVHARLIKTGCAAADPSAIENLLESAALVVPDALDYALAVFRRSPAHLLRSQSYNILVRAFIRSRSPDDALLLFLRMLARSVPPDPHTFSCILKACSRMNSVRHGRMVHARILKCGLGSEEFVRNSLVHMYASCGEVGLARALFDRMPHRGIVTWNAMFAGYFKAGAWGEVVELFRYMSELRVAFDDVTLISVLTACGRLGALDLGERIDEYVERNRLKSNRNLVTSLVDMYAKCGKVGRARELFDEMPYRDVVAWSAMISGYTQSDQCREALALFHEMQIAKVEPNEVTMVSVLSSCAVLGALETGKWVHSYIKRKQLHLTVNLGTALVDFYAKCGCIESATEAFAEMRTRNAWTWTVLIRGLASNGKGKDALLLFSSMLEAKFEPTDVTFVGVLSACSHAGLVKEGREFFNSMSRDFGIEPRIEHYGCLVDILGRAGLLQEAYQFIKNMPIEPNAVVWRTLLASCKIHKNVEIAEECLKQIVRLEPRHSGDYVLLSSTYASAGRWEDAVRVRNLMKEKGIEKIPGCSLIELDGIIFEFFAEDSAHPQSKEIYDEVEEMMAKIKVAGYIPNVADARLDAEDDEKEVSISHHSEKLAIAFGLINSPAGATIRLSKNLRVCTDCHVATKLISKVYGREIVVRDRNRFHHFKDGFCSCNDYW from the coding sequence ATGGCTGCTGCACCCCTGACGCTTCCCGCCTACTCCATCCCCatcccgcctctctctctccacgcCACCGACCCCAAAACGCTCCTTCTGGAGCACTGCAGGAGCCAGCGCGACGTGCGCCAGGTTCACGCCCGCCTCATCAAGACCGgctgcgccgccgccgacccTTCCGCCATAGAGAACCTCCTCGAGTCTGCCGCCCTCGTCGTCCCCGACGCCCTCGACTACGCCCTCGCCGTCTTCCGCCGCTCCCCTGCCCACCTCCTCCGCTCCCAGTCCTACAACATCCTCGTCCGCGCCTTCATCCGCTCCCGCTCCCCCGACGacgccctcctcctcttcctccgcatGCTCGCCCGCTCGGTGCCCCCCGACCCCCACACCTTCTCCTGCATCCTCAAAGCCTGCTCGCGGATGAACTCCGTTCGCCACGGCCGGATGGTGCATGCCCGTATCTTGAAATGCGGACTGGGCTCCGAGGAGTTCGTGCGCAACAGCTTGGTTCACATGTATGCTAGCTGCGGAGAGGTTGGTCTCGCCCGTGCCCTGTTCGACAGAATGCCCCATCGGGGAATCGTCACGTGGAACGCCATGTTCGCCGGCTACTTCAAAGCTGGGGCTTGGGGCGAGGTGGTCGAGCTGTTCCGGTACATGTCGGAGCTCCGAGTGGCTTTCGACGACGTCACTTTGATCAGCGTTCTGACGGCGTGCGGGCGCTTGGGGGCGTTGGATCTGGGGGAGCGGATTGATGAGTACGTGGAAAGAAACAGGTTGAAAAGTAATCGGAATTTGGTCACTTCGTTGGTGGACATGTACGCAAAATGTGGGAAGGTTGGAAGGGCACGCGAgttgttcgacgaaatgccgtATCGGGATGTGGTCGCTTGGAGTGCAATGATTTCGGGTTATACGCAATCAGATCAGTGTCGAGAAGCTCTTGCTCTTTTCCATGAAATGCAGATTGCCAAAGTGGAACCGAATGAGGTGACAATGGTTAGCGTTCTTTCATCGTGCGCTGTTCTGGGAGCTCTAGAAACCGGCAAATGGGTCCATTCCTACATAAAAAGGAAGCAATTGCACTTAACCGTAAATCTTGGCACTGCACTCGtagatttttatgcaaaatgcgGATGCATTGAGAGTGCGACCGAAGCTTTTGCGGAAATGCGGACAAGGAATGCTTGGACATGGACGGTGCTCATACGTGGATTAGCAAGTAACGGGAAAGGAAAAGACGCTCTTCTGCTCTTCTCTTCAATGCTCGAAGCTAAATTCGAGCCGACCGACGTGACCTTTGTTGGAGTTCTCTCAGCCTGTAGTCATGCAGGTCTGGTTAAAGAGGGTCGGGAATTTTTCAACAGCATGAGTAGAGATTTTGGTATCGAGCCTAGGATCGAGCACTATGGTTGCCTGGTTGATATTCTTGGTCGAGCTGGTTTGCTCCAGGAGGCCTATCAGTTTATCAAGAACATGCCCATTGAGCCAAATGCTGTTGTGTGGAGAACCTTGCTGGCTTCCtgtaaaattcacaaaaatgtTGAAATTGCGGAAGAATGCTTGAAGCAAATTGTTAGATTAGAACCAAGGCACAGCGGAGACTATGTACTTCTCTCAAGTACTTATGCATCGGCGGGTCGATGGGAGGATGCAGTAAGGGTGAGGAACCTAATGAAGGAAAAGGGAATCGAGAAAATTCCGGGTTGTAGTCTGATCGAGCTGGATGGAATAATCTTCGAGTTCTTTGCGGAGGACAGTGCTCATCCCCAGTCAAAGGAGATATATGATGAAGTCGAGGAGATGATGGCAAAAATAAAGGTGGCCGGGTATATTCCCAACGTAGCTGATGCAAGACTAGATGCTGAGGATGATGAGAAAGAAGTATCGATTTCTCATCACAGCGAGAAGTTAGCCATTGCATTCGGTCTTATAAACTCTCCTGCCGGAGCTACTATTCGGTTGTCGAAAAACCTGAGAGTTTGTACAGATTGCCATGTAGCAACTAAGTTGATATCCAAGGTTTACGGGAGAGAGATTGTCGTTCGAGATCGAAATAGATTCCATCATTTTAAAGATGGGTTTTGCTCTTGCAATGATTACTGGTGA